Proteins encoded in a region of the Mycolicibacterium neoaurum genome:
- a CDS encoding adenylate/guanylate cyclase domain-containing protein, whose protein sequence is MPTTEIVLLVVVAVLGAALITFLVLFLVTRRRLGRTRAQLAELLAEQEGRRRRRRRGVAPMAIKTVFQTADMIITKGLGATVRNSIEDLAGWARVERPDLARLTADGRVVIVFSDIEGSTEANAAMGDRAWVRLLGKHNKLVESRVAKHGGHVVKNQGDGFMIAFADPENAVRCAAEVQEALADTSRWESIRVRIGVHMGTSVRRGDDLFGLDVAMAARVAGQAGGGEILLSEPVAAAVGDLDDIALGSPRETELKGLRGTHSLYPLLPLAELPASPL, encoded by the coding sequence GTGCCGACAACCGAGATCGTTCTGCTGGTGGTCGTCGCAGTGCTCGGTGCGGCGCTGATCACCTTCCTGGTGCTCTTCCTGGTGACCCGCCGTCGTCTCGGCAGGACGCGCGCGCAGCTGGCCGAACTGCTGGCCGAGCAGGAGGGGCGGCGCCGCCGCCGGCGTCGCGGGGTGGCGCCGATGGCCATCAAGACCGTGTTCCAGACCGCGGACATGATCATCACCAAGGGGCTGGGCGCGACGGTGCGCAACTCGATCGAGGACCTGGCCGGCTGGGCGCGCGTGGAACGCCCGGATCTGGCCCGCCTCACCGCCGACGGCCGGGTCGTCATCGTCTTCTCCGATATCGAAGGTTCCACCGAGGCCAACGCCGCGATGGGGGACCGGGCCTGGGTCCGGCTGCTCGGCAAGCACAACAAGCTGGTCGAATCGCGGGTCGCCAAGCACGGCGGACATGTCGTGAAGAATCAGGGTGACGGTTTCATGATCGCCTTCGCCGATCCGGAGAACGCGGTGCGGTGCGCCGCCGAGGTGCAGGAGGCGCTGGCCGACACGTCGCGCTGGGAGTCCATCCGGGTGCGGATCGGCGTGCACATGGGCACCTCGGTGCGGCGCGGCGACGACCTGTTCGGACTCGACGTGGCGATGGCGGCCCGGGTCGCCGGTCAGGCCGGCGGCGGGGAGATCCTGCTCAGCGAGCCGGTGGCCGCCGCGGTCGGCGATCTCGACGACATCGCACTCGGGTCACCGCGGGAGACCGAACTCAAGGGGCTGCGCGGGACGCACTCGCTGTATCCGCTGCTTCCGTTGGCCGAGTTGCCGGCTTCGCCGCTTTGA
- a CDS encoding cutinase family protein — MAARLPTMLATAGLALTLLLGPATAATASAAPECSDVEVVFARGTDEPAGIGKVGKAFVESLRPMLKGKTITTYAVKYPASWDFMKAAVGANDMSKRVQTIVAQCPDTKIVLGGYSQGAAVVDVVATAPIAGLGYTAPLPAAAAPHITSIVVFGNPSARIGNPLTRMSTIFGARTADLCAPADPVCSLGRDWDAHVQYPESGLVKLGAEWTAKLVKAAKPATRPTEAADTASASRAAP, encoded by the coding sequence ATGGCCGCGCGACTACCGACCATGCTCGCCACCGCCGGACTGGCGCTCACGCTGCTGCTCGGTCCGGCCACCGCCGCGACCGCATCGGCCGCCCCTGAATGCTCCGACGTCGAAGTGGTGTTCGCCCGCGGCACCGACGAACCGGCCGGTATCGGCAAGGTCGGCAAGGCGTTCGTCGAATCGCTGCGCCCCATGCTCAAGGGCAAGACCATCACCACATACGCCGTGAAATACCCCGCCAGCTGGGACTTCATGAAGGCCGCGGTGGGTGCCAACGATATGAGCAAGCGGGTCCAGACCATCGTCGCGCAATGCCCGGACACCAAGATCGTGCTGGGCGGCTACTCCCAGGGTGCCGCCGTGGTCGACGTCGTGGCGACCGCCCCGATCGCCGGACTGGGATATACCGCGCCGCTGCCCGCGGCCGCCGCCCCGCACATCACCTCGATCGTGGTGTTCGGCAACCCGTCGGCACGTATCGGCAATCCGCTGACCCGCATGAGCACGATCTTCGGCGCCCGCACGGCCGATCTGTGCGCGCCGGCCGATCCGGTCTGCTCACTGGGCAGGGACTGGGACGCCCACGTCCAGTATCCGGAGTCGGGCCTGGTCAAGCTGGGCGCCGAATGGACAGCCAAGCTGGTCAAAGCGGCGAAGCCGGCAACTCGGCCAACGGAAGCAGCGGATACAGCGAGTGCGTCCCGCGCAGCCCCTTGA
- the phoU gene encoding phosphate signaling complex protein PhoU produces the protein MRTAFIAQIDRLTADLGQMCALAAVTAADATAAVVDADIEAAPRVRATLHRLDQLNRRIDRSAFTLLALHAPVAHDLRVVMSAFSIAANADRMGALAANIAKTGPAPESARDLFAQMGRQAVALAETAHRAVLGDDAAEAERLLRDDAVMNDLHRELLTTVLTDRWPHGVQAASDVALLGRFYERFADNAVEIARKVIFQARGETPQADPSLH, from the coding sequence ATGCGTACCGCATTCATCGCCCAGATCGATCGGCTGACAGCCGATCTGGGACAGATGTGCGCGCTGGCCGCTGTCACCGCCGCCGATGCCACGGCGGCGGTGGTCGACGCCGACATCGAGGCCGCGCCGCGGGTGCGCGCCACCCTGCACCGGCTCGACCAGTTGAACAGGCGCATCGACAGGAGCGCGTTTACCCTGCTGGCTCTGCATGCACCCGTGGCGCACGACCTGCGCGTGGTGATGTCGGCATTTTCCATCGCCGCGAACGCCGACAGGATGGGTGCGCTGGCGGCCAACATCGCCAAAACAGGTCCCGCCCCGGAATCGGCTCGCGATCTGTTCGCCCAGATGGGCAGGCAGGCCGTCGCCCTGGCCGAAACCGCCCATCGCGCCGTGCTCGGTGATGACGCAGCAGAGGCCGAACGTCTGCTGCGTGACGACGCTGTGATGAACGACCTGCACCGCGAGCTGCTCACCACCGTCCTGACCGATCGGTGGCCCCACGGTGTGCAGGCCGCCTCCGATGTCGCCTTGCTCGGACGGTTCTACGAGCGGTTCGCCGACAATGCCGTCGAGATCGCGCGCAAGGTGATCTTCCAGGCCCGCGGCGAGACGCCGCAGGCCGATCCTTCGCTGCACTGA
- a CDS encoding AzlC family ABC transporter permease gives MSVLRVAAPIGLAFLPLGAALGFLVVHAGLAWWWAPVFAAVIYAGSLEFLMVGLAATAAPVAVVALTTLIVNSRHVFYALSFPLHRVRGVAGKAYSTYVLSDEAFAVAVSPAAATWTSRQILGMQCGLHLTWTLSAGLGGLLGSALPIERLSGLEFALTALFIVLAIEAYRQHPDRGTALAATVCAVGAWLLAPQQMLLWAFAAFTVLLVVRMRVTRA, from the coding sequence ATGTCGGTTTTGCGTGTCGCTGCCCCGATCGGGCTGGCCTTCCTGCCGTTGGGGGCGGCGCTGGGATTCCTGGTGGTGCACGCCGGACTGGCGTGGTGGTGGGCCCCGGTCTTCGCCGCGGTGATCTATGCCGGCTCGCTGGAATTCCTGATGGTGGGCCTGGCCGCCACCGCGGCGCCGGTGGCCGTGGTGGCGTTGACGACGTTGATCGTCAACTCGCGGCACGTGTTCTATGCGCTGTCTTTCCCGCTACACCGGGTACGCGGTGTAGCGGGCAAGGCGTACAGCACCTACGTGCTCTCCGACGAGGCGTTCGCCGTCGCGGTCAGCCCGGCGGCCGCGACCTGGACCTCCCGGCAGATCCTCGGCATGCAGTGCGGATTGCACCTCACCTGGACCCTGTCGGCGGGCCTCGGTGGTCTGCTCGGGTCGGCGTTGCCGATCGAACGCCTCAGCGGGCTCGAGTTCGCGCTGACCGCGCTGTTCATCGTGCTGGCCATCGAGGCGTATCGGCAGCATCCGGACCGCGGGACTGCGCTGGCCGCGACGGTCTGTGCGGTCGGTGCCTGGCTGCTGGCACCACAGCAGATGCTGCTGTGGGCGTTCGCCGCATTCACCGTCCTGCTGGTGGTGCGAATGAGGGTGACCCGTGCCTGA
- a CDS encoding branched-chain amino acid transporter permease — MPDTGYIALLVGVAAALTWALRALPFAALAPMRHSAVVRYLSLHMPLGVMVMLALYTVRDAPEATGRQQLWLLIAILVTVGLQLWRRHALLSIFAGTVIYVALMSLS, encoded by the coding sequence GTGCCTGACACCGGATACATCGCGCTGCTGGTCGGGGTGGCCGCGGCGCTCACCTGGGCACTGCGGGCATTGCCGTTCGCCGCACTGGCCCCCATGCGCCACAGCGCCGTGGTGCGGTATCTGAGCCTGCACATGCCGCTGGGGGTGATGGTGATGCTGGCCCTCTACACGGTGCGGGATGCCCCGGAAGCGACCGGGCGTCAACAGCTCTGGCTGTTGATCGCGATCCTGGTGACGGTGGGTCTGCAGCTGTGGCGGCGGCACGCGCTGCTGTCCATCTTCGCGGGCACCGTTATTTATGTGGCGCTGATGTCGCTGTCCTGA
- a CDS encoding GNAT family N-acetyltransferase, translating into MSILFCGIELARRIENAEAALMNDAVAVAVRRGADGFAIPVAGGVATYGEPDAPFNKVAGLGFAGMPTDAELGAVEQANGARGASTVVELSNLADPEILALLAGRGYRLLAFEDVLGMTVDVATQPIPEGIDIRPAREDEIDAWVDVMADGFAHPDGEGVPSPEEFPRDVIERAQRDFAAAGVVAYVAVRDGQIAGGGSLRITDRVAQLTGAATAPAHRRRGIQSALLAARLRDAAAAGADIAVVTTSPGSRSQQNVQRSGFHLLYTRAILVRTPDQ; encoded by the coding sequence GTGAGCATCCTGTTCTGTGGCATCGAATTGGCCCGGCGTATCGAAAATGCCGAGGCCGCACTGATGAACGACGCGGTGGCCGTCGCCGTACGACGCGGCGCCGACGGTTTCGCCATACCGGTGGCGGGCGGGGTCGCCACCTACGGCGAACCGGATGCACCCTTCAACAAGGTGGCCGGCCTGGGATTCGCGGGAATGCCTACCGACGCCGAACTGGGCGCGGTCGAGCAGGCCAACGGTGCGCGCGGCGCGTCCACCGTGGTCGAGCTGAGCAACCTGGCCGATCCGGAGATCCTGGCGCTGCTCGCCGGTCGCGGTTACCGCCTGCTCGCTTTCGAGGATGTGCTCGGCATGACCGTCGATGTTGCGACACAACCGATTCCGGAGGGGATCGACATCCGGCCGGCCCGCGAGGACGAGATCGATGCCTGGGTGGACGTGATGGCCGACGGGTTCGCCCACCCCGACGGCGAGGGCGTGCCCAGCCCCGAAGAGTTTCCCAGGGACGTGATCGAGCGCGCCCAACGGGATTTCGCCGCCGCGGGCGTCGTCGCCTATGTGGCGGTGCGCGACGGGCAGATCGCCGGGGGTGGGAGCCTGCGCATCACCGACCGCGTGGCTCAGCTGACCGGGGCAGCGACCGCACCGGCGCACCGGCGCCGCGGAATCCAGAGCGCACTGCTGGCGGCCAGGCTGCGCGACGCGGCCGCCGCGGGTGCCGATATCGCGGTGGTCACCACTTCGCCGGGCTCGCGATCTCAGCAGAACGTGCAGCGCAGCGGTTTTCACCTGCTCTACACCAGGGCGATCCTGGTGCGTACGCCCGATCAGTAG
- a CDS encoding pyridoxamine 5'-phosphate oxidase family protein has translation MERVSATEVTTVEQLRAIVGHPHQAVADKVAGALADVHRVWLQNSPLCFVATTDAQGRVDVSPKGDPPGFVHIIDDSTIAIPERPGNKRVDGYLNVLQNPHVGTLFVIPGRGDTVRVNGTARIVSDADYFDALAVQGKRPILALEIAVEEVFFHCAKAFLRSDAWKPETWDPESVPSTAQLAKSFKAEQTLAELEAYYSEENFRKQLY, from the coding sequence ATGGAACGGGTGAGCGCAACTGAGGTGACCACCGTAGAACAACTCCGAGCGATCGTCGGGCACCCGCACCAGGCGGTGGCCGACAAGGTGGCCGGTGCGCTGGCCGATGTGCACCGGGTGTGGTTGCAGAACTCACCGCTGTGCTTCGTGGCGACCACCGATGCCCAGGGCCGCGTCGATGTCTCCCCCAAGGGTGATCCACCCGGGTTCGTGCACATCATCGACGACTCGACGATCGCCATTCCCGAGCGCCCCGGCAACAAGCGCGTCGACGGTTATCTCAACGTCCTGCAGAACCCGCATGTGGGCACGCTGTTCGTCATCCCCGGCCGTGGCGACACCGTCCGGGTCAACGGCACCGCGCGGATCGTCTCGGACGCCGACTATTTCGATGCACTCGCGGTGCAGGGCAAACGACCGATTTTGGCCCTGGAGATCGCGGTCGAGGAGGTGTTCTTCCATTGCGCCAAGGCGTTTCTGCGCTCGGATGCATGGAAGCCCGAGACCTGGGACCCGGAGTCGGTGCCCAGCACCGCGCAGCTGGCCAAGTCCTTCAAGGCCGAACAGACGCTTGCCGAACTGGAGGCCTATTACAGCGAGGAGAACTTCCGCAAGCAGCTCTACTGA
- the menE gene encoding o-succinylbenzoate--CoA ligase — translation MTVLTALPVGTGAAATAILPELETALHGAGARLPVPADDPRQQELLISALRVGEPIAEEISVVVSTSGTTGTPKGAQLSATALIAGANATHDRLGGPGNWLLALPAYHVAGLQVLIRSIVAGSSVVALPASFTPPDLVTAAARMGPGRRYTSLVSNQLDKALADPAATAALAEFDAVLIGGGPMPAGMRERATAAGIPIVRTYGMSETAGGCVYDGLPLDGVRIRLDDGRVVLGGPVVASGYRNPVTPDPFAEPGWFRTDDIGVLDGTGTLRILGRIDDAVSTGGLTVLPQLVEDALATHPAVAECAVFGVPDDRLGQRVVAAIVPVPGRRAPDIDAVRTHVGLTLAPTAAPRELHIVDALPRRGIGKLDRRALIERFSGHDGTGERN, via the coding sequence ATCACCGTCCTGACCGCACTTCCCGTCGGTACCGGTGCCGCGGCGACGGCAATCCTGCCGGAGCTGGAGACTGCCCTGCACGGGGCCGGGGCGCGACTGCCGGTCCCCGCCGACGACCCCCGGCAGCAAGAGCTGCTGATATCCGCGTTGCGCGTGGGAGAGCCCATCGCCGAGGAGATTTCGGTCGTGGTGTCGACCTCGGGTACCACGGGCACACCCAAGGGCGCCCAGCTCTCGGCCACCGCGCTGATCGCCGGGGCGAACGCCACCCATGACCGGCTCGGCGGCCCTGGCAACTGGTTGCTCGCGTTACCCGCCTATCACGTGGCCGGACTGCAGGTGCTGATCCGCAGCATCGTCGCGGGCAGCAGCGTGGTGGCCCTACCCGCGAGCTTCACCCCGCCCGATCTGGTCACCGCGGCGGCACGGATGGGTCCCGGGCGGCGCTACACCTCACTGGTGTCCAACCAGCTGGACAAGGCGCTGGCCGATCCGGCGGCCACCGCGGCGCTGGCCGAATTCGACGCCGTGCTGATCGGCGGGGGCCCGATGCCTGCCGGGATGCGCGAGCGGGCCACCGCCGCCGGCATACCGATCGTGCGCACCTACGGCATGAGCGAGACCGCCGGCGGCTGCGTCTACGACGGGCTGCCCCTGGACGGCGTGCGGATCCGGCTCGACGACGGTCGGGTCGTGCTCGGCGGGCCGGTGGTGGCCTCGGGATACCGCAATCCCGTCACACCCGACCCGTTCGCCGAGCCCGGCTGGTTTCGCACCGACGATATCGGCGTCCTCGACGGCACCGGGACGCTGAGAATCCTGGGCCGCATCGACGATGCGGTGAGCACCGGCGGCCTCACCGTGCTGCCACAGCTCGTCGAAGATGCGCTGGCCACCCATCCCGCCGTCGCCGAGTGCGCGGTCTTCGGGGTGCCCGACGACCGGCTCGGCCAACGCGTCGTCGCCGCGATCGTGCCCGTCCCCGGCCGGCGCGCACCGGATATCGACGCGGTGCGCACCCACGTCGGGCTGACGCTGGCCCCGACGGCCGCGCCCCGTGAGCTGCACATCGTCGACGCCCTCCCCCGCCGCGGGATCGGCAAGCTCGATCGGCGGGCCCTGATCGAACGATTCAGCGGGCATGATGGAACGGGTGAGCGCAACTGA
- a CDS encoding DUF3349 domain-containing protein yields the protein MNGFLARIAAWLTAGYPEGVPGPDRVPLMALLTRRLTNEEAEAVAQDLMNRAHLDGGPVDHIDLKVLITGITDELPRAEDIERVRRRLAMQGWPLDDPRPPEPEDPPSPS from the coding sequence GTGAACGGTTTCCTGGCGCGCATCGCCGCCTGGCTGACCGCCGGCTACCCCGAAGGGGTACCGGGGCCCGACCGTGTCCCGTTGATGGCGCTGCTGACCCGCAGGCTGACCAACGAGGAGGCCGAGGCCGTCGCGCAGGATCTGATGAACCGCGCCCACCTCGACGGTGGGCCCGTCGATCACATCGATCTCAAGGTGCTGATCACCGGAATCACCGACGAACTGCCCCGCGCCGAGGACATCGAACGGGTGCGACGCCGGCTGGCCATGCAGGGCTGGCCGCTCGACGATCCGCGCCCACCCGAACCCGAGGACCCGCCATCACCGTCCTGA
- a CDS encoding inorganic phosphate transporter, with protein sequence MSAELIILVLLIATALAFDFTNGFHDTGNAMATSIATGALKPKTAVLLAGVLNLIGAFLSVEVAVTVTTSVLKVQDSKSGQLLPGIDASTGLTIIFAGLIGGILWNLLTWLFGIPSSSSHALFGGLIGAGLAALGLAGVNWSGVTQKVLIPAVAAPAIACLVAGCGTWLVYRLTRNVAEKRRKEGFRWGQIATASLVALSHGTNDAQKTMGVIALALITTGHLTGDVKEQGLPFWIIFSCAVAIGLGTYLGGWRVIRTLGKGLVEIESPQGFAAEASSAAIILSSSAAGMALSTTHVATGSILGSGVGKPGAEVRWAVAGRMAVAWLITLPAAGVVGALSYWLSHGVKTLTGSALVGDGLIFAILVALSGYMWWRAQQQKVDHSNVNADWDDSTNSVIPADLRDAAVPKPTASV encoded by the coding sequence ATGAGCGCAGAGCTGATCATCCTGGTGCTACTGATTGCCACGGCACTGGCATTCGACTTCACCAACGGCTTTCACGACACCGGTAATGCCATGGCCACCTCGATCGCCACCGGCGCGCTCAAGCCCAAGACCGCCGTCCTGCTGGCCGGTGTGCTGAACCTGATCGGCGCGTTCCTTTCGGTCGAGGTGGCAGTCACCGTCACCACGTCGGTGCTCAAGGTCCAGGACAGCAAGTCCGGTCAACTGCTCCCCGGTATCGATGCCTCGACCGGTTTGACCATCATCTTCGCCGGCCTGATCGGCGGCATCCTGTGGAACCTGCTCACGTGGCTGTTCGGCATCCCCTCCAGCTCGTCGCATGCGCTCTTCGGCGGGCTGATCGGTGCCGGCCTGGCCGCGCTGGGGCTGGCCGGGGTCAACTGGTCCGGCGTCACCCAGAAGGTGCTCATCCCGGCCGTCGCCGCCCCCGCGATCGCCTGCCTGGTCGCCGGCTGCGGCACCTGGCTGGTGTACCGACTGACCCGCAACGTCGCCGAGAAGCGGCGCAAGGAAGGTTTCCGCTGGGGACAGATCGCAACGGCCTCGCTGGTCGCCCTGTCGCACGGCACCAACGACGCGCAGAAGACGATGGGCGTCATCGCGTTGGCGCTCATCACCACCGGGCACCTGACCGGCGACGTGAAGGAGCAGGGACTGCCGTTCTGGATCATCTTCAGCTGTGCGGTGGCGATCGGCCTCGGTACCTACCTGGGCGGCTGGCGGGTCATCCGGACGCTGGGCAAGGGCCTCGTCGAGATCGAGTCCCCGCAGGGTTTTGCCGCCGAGGCTTCCTCGGCCGCCATCATCTTGAGCTCGAGTGCGGCGGGTATGGCGCTGTCGACCACCCACGTCGCCACCGGCTCGATCCTCGGCAGCGGTGTGGGTAAGCCCGGTGCGGAGGTGCGATGGGCGGTGGCCGGCCGGATGGCGGTGGCCTGGCTGATCACGCTGCCCGCCGCCGGTGTGGTCGGCGCGCTGTCCTATTGGTTGTCCCACGGGGTCAAGACCTTGACCGGTTCGGCACTGGTGGGCGACGGTCTCATCTTCGCGATCCTGGTCGCGCTCTCGGGCTACATGTGGTGGCGCGCGCAGCAGCAGAAGGTCGACCACAGCAACGTCAACGCCGACTGGGACGACTCGACCAACTCGGTGATCCCTGCCGATCTGCGCGACGCCGCCGTCCCCAAGCCCACCGCATCGGTCTGA
- a CDS encoding DUF3349 domain-containing protein, whose product MTENKNVLENVLNWLHQGYPEGVPPTDYFALLALLKRSLTEDEVVAAAKSVLRSSDGISPVTEAEISGAIQLVTDKEPNPEELHQVASRLASVGWPLAPAPAR is encoded by the coding sequence ATGACGGAAAACAAGAACGTCCTGGAGAATGTGCTGAACTGGCTGCACCAGGGTTATCCGGAGGGCGTGCCGCCGACCGACTACTTCGCGCTGCTGGCGCTGCTGAAGCGCTCACTCACCGAAGACGAGGTCGTGGCGGCCGCGAAGTCGGTGTTGCGCTCCAGCGACGGGATCAGCCCGGTGACCGAGGCCGAGATCAGCGGAGCCATCCAGCTGGTCACCGACAAGGAACCGAATCCCGAAGAGCTGCACCAGGTTGCGTCGCGGTTGGCCTCGGTGGGCTGGCCGTTGGCGCCGGCTCCGGCTCGCTGA
- a CDS encoding TetR/AcrR family transcriptional regulator yields MNGGQMLGGRTTARERVIAAAVELFAEHGVQGTSLRMIADRLCVAKGAVYYQFRSKDDIVLALLTPLFDAIAGVVEDAEAQPSPQRRRDTAIRGLVDVAVDHRRATCLFRGDPAVEELVSRHDKLTALAERLRSLLSGTEPTDAQRVALSVACAGLYFCTTDPGLRDISAQDLHEILLRGFLSCVSEPEPAPTASPPRPTATQPGAALRDSVPCR; encoded by the coding sequence GTGAATGGGGGCCAGATGCTCGGCGGACGCACCACCGCGCGCGAGCGCGTCATCGCTGCTGCCGTCGAACTGTTCGCCGAGCACGGCGTTCAGGGCACCTCGCTGCGCATGATCGCCGATCGGCTCTGCGTCGCCAAAGGTGCGGTGTACTACCAGTTCCGGTCGAAGGACGACATCGTCTTGGCCCTGCTGACACCGCTGTTCGATGCCATCGCCGGGGTCGTCGAAGACGCTGAGGCGCAACCGTCACCGCAGCGCCGTCGCGATACCGCGATCCGCGGCTTGGTCGACGTGGCCGTCGACCACCGGCGCGCCACCTGCCTGTTCCGAGGTGACCCGGCCGTCGAGGAACTGGTCAGCCGACACGACAAGCTGACGGCACTCGCGGAGCGACTACGGTCACTGCTGTCGGGTACCGAACCCACCGACGCGCAACGAGTGGCGCTGTCAGTAGCCTGCGCCGGCCTCTACTTCTGTACGACCGACCCGGGGTTGCGGGACATCTCGGCACAAGACCTACACGAGATCCTGCTCCGGGGATTCCTGTCGTGCGTCAGCGAGCCGGAGCCGGCGCCAACGGCCAGCCCACCGAGGCCAACCGCGACGCAACCTGGTGCAGCTCTTCGGGATTCGGTTCCTTGTCGGTGA
- a CDS encoding MmpS family transport accessory protein, with the protein MQLLKRVWLPLVIVVVVGIGGFSVDRIRGVFASDPPLVTPVNFANDPEPFDPKVVTYEIFGPEGAAVDVNYVDLAGEPQRVDGAILPWSVVLQTTEPSAAANIVAQGKTSFLGCRVLVDGELKDERAVSGTNVQTFCIVKSA; encoded by the coding sequence ATGCAGCTGCTCAAACGGGTGTGGCTACCGCTGGTCATCGTCGTGGTCGTCGGAATCGGCGGCTTTTCGGTGGACCGGATACGCGGAGTGTTCGCCTCCGACCCCCCGCTGGTGACGCCGGTGAACTTCGCCAACGACCCCGAGCCGTTCGACCCGAAAGTGGTGACCTATGAGATCTTCGGCCCGGAAGGTGCAGCCGTGGACGTGAACTATGTCGACCTCGCCGGTGAGCCGCAACGGGTGGATGGCGCGATCCTGCCCTGGTCGGTCGTCCTGCAAACCACCGAGCCCTCCGCGGCGGCGAACATCGTGGCGCAGGGCAAGACGAGCTTCCTGGGCTGCCGCGTGCTCGTCGACGGTGAGCTCAAGGACGAGCGCGCTGTTTCCGGCACCAATGTCCAGACCTTCTGCATCGTGAAGTCCGCATGA